Proteins co-encoded in one Corynebacterium lujinxingii genomic window:
- a CDS encoding YraN family protein translates to MHTDYAAQHELGLAGERAAVKWYLEEGYTLLGQRQRMISGEIDAVVEGCDGTIVFVEVKSRRGGGFGAAEAVTAKKFQTMRRCAAQWLEKHPELGYREIRFDVVECVIDGEDCIIRRFPGVEDAAC, encoded by the coding sequence ATGCACACGGATTACGCAGCCCAGCACGAGCTGGGCCTTGCGGGGGAACGCGCCGCGGTGAAGTGGTATCTCGAGGAGGGGTACACGCTGTTAGGCCAGCGCCAGCGGATGATCTCGGGGGAGATCGATGCGGTGGTTGAAGGCTGCGACGGCACGATTGTGTTCGTCGAGGTGAAGTCGCGTCGCGGTGGCGGATTCGGCGCCGCGGAGGCGGTTACGGCGAAGAAGTTTCAGACGATGCGACGCTGCGCCGCGCAGTGGCTGGAGAAGCATCCGGAGTTGGGGTACCGGGAGATCCGCTTCGATGTCGTGGAGTGCGTCATCGATGGCGAAGACTGCATCATCCGGCGTTTTCCGGGGGTGGAAGATGCCGCTTGCTAG
- a CDS encoding DUF2469 domain-containing protein, protein MSAEDLDNYEAEVELSLYREYRDVASQFSYVVETDRRFYLANAVKLIPHTDGGDVYYEVLMSDAWVWDMYRAVRFVRYVRVITYKDVNIEELDKPELTFPE, encoded by the coding sequence ATGAGCGCCGAGGATCTTGACAATTACGAGGCAGAAGTCGAACTCTCCCTGTACCGCGAGTACCGCGACGTGGCCAGCCAGTTCTCCTACGTCGTGGAGACCGACCGCCGCTTCTACCTGGCCAACGCGGTGAAACTCATCCCGCACACCGACGGCGGCGACGTCTACTACGAGGTGTTGATGTCGGACGCGTGGGTGTGGGACATGTACCGTGCGGTGCGCTTCGTGCGCTACGTGCGCGTGATCACGTACAAGGACGTCAACATCGAAGAGTTGGACAAACCTGAGTTGACCTTCCCCGAGTAG
- a CDS encoding ribonuclease HII has protein sequence MRRLKQLRTYEVALEKAGLGPVAGIDEAGRGACFGPVTIAACVLPPEPIAALDGLTDSKKLSAKKREVLYDDIRTAAIAYDVIHVPAAVIDRRGIQHANLDGARRAVAGLGVDPGYVLVDAFRVPGLRAPQLPIVGGDYTARCIAAASVLAKVSRDRLVTEMASEYPVYGLEGHKGYSTKVHMDAVRRHGASREHRYSYSNVRDADRFHTELRGRA, from the coding sequence GTGCGCCGACTCAAACAGCTGCGCACCTACGAAGTCGCGCTGGAAAAGGCGGGACTGGGTCCCGTCGCGGGTATCGACGAGGCCGGGCGCGGCGCCTGTTTCGGTCCCGTCACCATCGCGGCGTGCGTCCTGCCGCCGGAGCCGATCGCCGCGCTGGACGGGCTGACCGATTCCAAGAAACTCAGCGCCAAAAAGCGTGAGGTGCTTTACGACGACATCCGCACCGCTGCGATCGCCTACGACGTCATCCACGTCCCGGCGGCGGTGATCGACCGCCGGGGCATCCAACACGCCAACCTCGATGGCGCCCGCAGGGCCGTCGCTGGTTTGGGCGTGGATCCGGGGTACGTGCTTGTCGACGCGTTTCGGGTGCCGGGGCTGCGCGCGCCGCAACTGCCGATTGTCGGCGGCGACTACACGGCGCGCTGTATCGCGGCCGCCAGTGTGCTGGCGAAGGTGAGCCGGGACCGGTTGGTCACCGAGATGGCTTCCGAGTATCCGGTCTACGGCCTGGAAGGCCACAAGGGCTATTCCACGAAGGTGCACATGGACGCGGTGCGCCGCCACGGGGCAAGTAGGGAACACCGTTATAGTTATTCGAACGTCAGGGATGCTGACAGGTTCCACACTGAGTTAAGGGGTCGTGCATGA